From Saccopteryx leptura isolate mSacLep1 chromosome 3, mSacLep1_pri_phased_curated, whole genome shotgun sequence, one genomic window encodes:
- the ZBTB8A gene encoding zinc finger and BTB domain-containing protein 8A isoform X1, translated as MEISSHQSQLLQQLNEQRRQDVFCDCSILVEGKVFKAHRNVLFASSGYFKMLLSQNSKETSQPTTATFQAFSPDTFTVILDFVYSGKLSLTGQNVIEVMSAASFLQMTDVISVCKTFIKSSLDISEKEKDRYFSLSDKNASSNGVERSSFYSSGWQEESSSPHPHLSPDQGTGVISGKSWNKYNYHPASQRNTQQPLAKHEQRKDSIKKSKHFRLSQPSEVHYKSSKQEARTSDSSSHVSQSEEQAQIDAEMDSAPVGYQYGQGSDGTSRSFSDDLPRIRFKCPYCTHVVKRKADLKRHLRCHTGERPYPCQACGKRFSRLDHLSSHFRTIHQACKLICRKCKRHVTDLTGQVVQEGTRRYRLCNECLAEVGIDSLPIDLEAEQHLMSPSDGDKDSRWHLSEDENRSYVEIVEDGSADLVIQQVDDSEEEEKEIKPSIR; from the exons ATGGAGATCTCCTCTCATCAGTCTCAACTCTTGCAACAACTCAATGAGCAGCGCCGGCAAGACGTGTTTTGTGACTGCAGTATTCTGGTTGAGGGGAAGGTCTTCAAAGCCCATCGAAATGTTTTGTTTGCTAGTAGTGGCTACTTTAAAATGCTGCTTTCTCAGAATTCAAAGGAGACAAGCCAGCCGACCACAGCAACATTTCAGGCTTTCTCCCCTGACACTTTCACAGTTATCCTGGACTTTGTCTATTCCGGCAAACTCTCTCTCACGGGTCAGAATGTCATAGAAGTGATGTCAGCCGCTAGCTTCCTTCAGATGACTGATGTCATTAGTGTGTGTAAGACATTTATTAAATCTTCATTAGATattagtgagaaagaaaaagatcgtTATTTCAGTCTCTCCGATAAAAATGCCAGTTCTAATGGTGTAGAGCGTTCCTCTTTTTATAGCAGTGGCTGGCAAGAAGAAAGCAGTTCTCCACATCCCCACCTAAGCCCAGATCAAGGCACAGGTGTAATAAGCGGGAAATCTTGGAACAAGTATAATTACCATCCAGCTTCCCAAAGGAATACTCAGCAACCCTTGGCCAAACATGAACAAAGGAAAGACTCCATTAAAAAGTCCAAACATTTCAGGTTGTCACAGCCTTCTGAAGTTCATTACAAGTCAAGCAAGCAAGAAGCACGAACATCTGACTCCTCCAGCCACGTTTCCCAGTCTGAAGAACAGGCACAGATTGATGCTGAAATGGACTCTGCTCCTGTTGGCTATCAGTATGGCCAAGGCTCTGATGGCACATCAAGAAGTTTTTCAG ATGATCTGCCCAGGATCAGATTCAAGTGCCCGTACTGCACGCACGTGGTGAAGCGGAAAGCAGACCTGAAGCGCCACCTCCGTTGTCATACGGGGGAGCGGCCCTACCCGTGCCAAGCTTGTGGGAAAAGATTCAGCAGGCTAGACCATCTAAGTAGCCATTTTCGAACA atccaccaggcatgcaaACTAATATGCAGAAAATGCAAACGCCATGTGACTGATCTCACAGGTCAAGTGGTACAGGAAGGAACCAGGCGCTACAGACTCTGTAACGAGTGCCTTGCGGAAGTTGGCATAGACAGCCTCCCCATTGATTTGGAAGCTGAACAGCATCTTATGTCCCCATCAGATGGAGATAAGGATTCCAGATGGCATTTGAGTGAAGATGAGAATAGATCATATGTGGAGATTGTAGAGGATGGGTCTGCTGACCTGGTCATACAACAGGTCGATGAtagtgaagaagaagaaaaggaaataaagcccAGCATTAGGTAG
- the ZBTB8A gene encoding zinc finger and BTB domain-containing protein 8A isoform X2: MEISSHQSQLLQQLNEQRRQDVFCDCSILVEGKVFKAHRNVLFASSGYFKMLLSQNSKETSQPTTATFQAFSPDTFTVILDFVYSGKLSLTGQNVIEVMSAASFLQMTDVISVCKTFIKSSLDISEKEKDRYFSLSDKNASSNGVERSSFYSSGWQEESSSPHPHLSPDQGTGVISGKSWNKYNYHPASQRNTQQPLAKHEQRKDSIKKSKHFRLSQPSEVHYKSSKQEARTSDSSSHVSQSEEQAQIDAEMDSAPVGYQYGQGSDGTSRSFSDDLPRIRFKCPYCTHVVKRKADLKRHLRCHTGERPYPCQACGKRFSRLDHLSSHFRTPWLD; encoded by the exons ATGGAGATCTCCTCTCATCAGTCTCAACTCTTGCAACAACTCAATGAGCAGCGCCGGCAAGACGTGTTTTGTGACTGCAGTATTCTGGTTGAGGGGAAGGTCTTCAAAGCCCATCGAAATGTTTTGTTTGCTAGTAGTGGCTACTTTAAAATGCTGCTTTCTCAGAATTCAAAGGAGACAAGCCAGCCGACCACAGCAACATTTCAGGCTTTCTCCCCTGACACTTTCACAGTTATCCTGGACTTTGTCTATTCCGGCAAACTCTCTCTCACGGGTCAGAATGTCATAGAAGTGATGTCAGCCGCTAGCTTCCTTCAGATGACTGATGTCATTAGTGTGTGTAAGACATTTATTAAATCTTCATTAGATattagtgagaaagaaaaagatcgtTATTTCAGTCTCTCCGATAAAAATGCCAGTTCTAATGGTGTAGAGCGTTCCTCTTTTTATAGCAGTGGCTGGCAAGAAGAAAGCAGTTCTCCACATCCCCACCTAAGCCCAGATCAAGGCACAGGTGTAATAAGCGGGAAATCTTGGAACAAGTATAATTACCATCCAGCTTCCCAAAGGAATACTCAGCAACCCTTGGCCAAACATGAACAAAGGAAAGACTCCATTAAAAAGTCCAAACATTTCAGGTTGTCACAGCCTTCTGAAGTTCATTACAAGTCAAGCAAGCAAGAAGCACGAACATCTGACTCCTCCAGCCACGTTTCCCAGTCTGAAGAACAGGCACAGATTGATGCTGAAATGGACTCTGCTCCTGTTGGCTATCAGTATGGCCAAGGCTCTGATGGCACATCAAGAAGTTTTTCAG ATGATCTGCCCAGGATCAGATTCAAGTGCCCGTACTGCACGCACGTGGTGAAGCGGAAAGCAGACCTGAAGCGCCACCTCCGTTGTCATACGGGGGAGCGGCCCTACCCGTGCCAAGCTTGTGGGAAAAGATTCAGCAGGCTAGACCATCTAAGTAGCCATTTTCGAACA